Proteins from one Panulirus ornatus isolate Po-2019 chromosome 44, ASM3632096v1, whole genome shotgun sequence genomic window:
- the LOC139762701 gene encoding alkylglycerol monooxygenase-like isoform X1 has product MLDEADLEAALNASVACVKDAFKVKIACEDGAKNDSLWKTTASVDAIVEPGYTLQSIWWVMWLVVLEYLALWWQDARLPRLHDNILCLAHATLYEISKLLVRGVEYGAYIWVWQNWAIFPPLGNSLLGFIGMVVLIDLGYYWLHRASHEVSVLWAIHQVHHTSQDLTVAVGLRHSPLQRLFSWVFYLPLALLGIPPTHMLAHAQFNLLYQCWIHTEAIRTLGPLEHIFNTPSHHRVHHGANKYCLDKNYGGVFILWDHLFGTFQRELSSEEIAYGVLVQPVKFNLLYHQVFYMKYLMGKAVNMGSWRDGLSALVKGPSWVPGSPWTGWDKDKPDIRGPREFQQPRATSATHCYVLLHFLAACVLTHHLAAPTSGSLVVFVYSVVVVAALTCIGILYEQPGYTRVLEMCRCGGGLALCLLFPLPAASNTILQLLTTLYAFSLTVWIVHPNTLLVHTPCKS; this is encoded by the exons ATGTTAGACGAAGCGGACTTAGAGGCGGCTTTAAACGCCTCCGTCGCGTGTGTGAAGGACGCCTTTAAAGTCAAGATAGCGTGCGAGGACGGAGCGAAAAATGACAGCCTCTGGAAAACCACAGCCTCCGTGGACGCCATCGTCGAACCCGGCTACACACTGCAG AGCATATGGTGGGTGATGTGGCTTGTGGTGTTGGAGTACCTGGCGTTGTGGTGGCAGGACGCCCGCCTTCCCCGCCTACACGACAACATCCTGTGCCTCGCACACGCCACACTCTACGAAATCAGCAA GTTGTTGGTGCGTGGTGTGGAGTACGGGGCGTACATATGGGTGTGGCAGAACTGGGCCATCTTCCCGCCACTTGGAAACTCCCTCCTGGGCTTTATAGGAATGGTGGTGCTCATCGACCTAGGCTACTATTGGCTACATCGCGCCAGTCACG agGTGTCGGTACTGTGGGCGATCCACCAAGTGCACCACACGAGCCAGGACCTGACTGTAGCGGTGGGTCTGAGACACTCGCCTCTCCAGCGGCTCTTCTCCTGGGTGTTCTACCTGCCCCTGGCCCTGCTGGGGATCCCGCCCACACACATGCTGGCCCACGCCCAGTTTAACCTCCTGTACCAGTGCTGGATTCACACCGAGGCCATCCGTACGCTGGGGCCGCTGGAGCACATCTTTAACACGCCCTCACATCACCGCGTCCACCATG GAGCCAACAAGTACTGCCTGGACAAGAACTACGGCGGGGTCTTCATCCTGTGGGACCATCTCTTCGGCACTTTCCAGAGAGAGCTGTCCAGCGAAGAGATCGCTTATGGCGTCCTCGTTCAACCGGTGAAGTTCAACCTTCTCTATCACCAG GTGTTCTACATGAAGTACCTGATGGGGAAGGCGGTGAACATGGGAAGTTGGCGGGATGGGCTCAGCGCCCTGGTAAAAGGACCTAGTTGGGTGCCTGGCTCCCCCTGGACGGGTTGGGACAAAGACAAACCCGAC ATTCGTGGTCCACGTGAGTTCCAGCAGCCCCGGGCCACGTCCGCCACCCACTGCTACGTCCTGCTACACTTCCTGGCCGCCTGTGTCCTCACCCATCACTTGGCTGCACCGACA AGCGGGAGTCTGGTGGTGTTCGTgtacagtgtggtggtagtggcagcccTCACCTGCATCGGGATACTGTACGAGCAGCCGGGGTACACCAGGGTGTTGGAGATGTGTCGCTGTGGTGGCGGGCTAGCACTCTGCCTCCTCTTCCCTCTGCCAGCCGCCTCTAATACCATCCTTCAGCTGCTCACTACACTGTACGCCTTCTCCCTCACCGTCTGGATCGTACACCCCAACACTCTCCTGGTACACACACCTTGCAAATCCTAG
- the LOC139762704 gene encoding LOW QUALITY PROTEIN: alkylglycerol monooxygenase-like (The sequence of the model RefSeq protein was modified relative to this genomic sequence to represent the inferred CDS: deleted 1 base in 1 codon) produces MCTSTNLEATFYAFVSGEEGAKNDSLWMASSSADTIVEPTHTLQGIWWVMWLVVLEYLALWWQDARLPCLHDNILSLAHAALYEVSKVMVRGLEYGVYTWVWQHWAILSPPGNSLLGFLTLVVMTDLGYYWLHRAGHEVSVLWAIHQVHHTSQDLTVAVGLRHSPLQRLFSWVFYLPLALLGIPPTHMLAHAQFNLLYQCWIHTEAIRTLGPLEHIFNTPSHHRVHHGVNKYCLDKNYGGVFILWDHLFGTFQKERPCDIDYGIVNQPERFNPLYHQVFYLEYLVEKASSMENWRDRISTMVKGPSWVPGSPWTGWEEGRADIRGPREFQQPRATSATHCYVLLHFLAACVLTHHLAAPTSGSLVVFVYSVVVVAALTCIGILYEQPGYTRVLEMCRCGGGLALCLLFPLPAASNTILQLLTTLYAFSLTVWIVHPNTLLVHTPCKS; encoded by the exons GGCATATGGTGGGTGATGTGGCTTGTGGTGTTGGAGTACCTGGCGTTGTGGTGGCAGGACGCCCGCCTACCCTGCCTGCACGACAACATCCTCAGCCTAGCCCACGCCGCGCTCTACGAAGTCAGCAA ggtgatggtgcgaggtttGGAGTACGGGGTGTACACCTGGGTGTGGCAACACTGGGCCATACTGTCTCCGCCTGGCAACTCCCTCCTGGGCTTTTTAacactggtggtgatgacagaTTTA GGCTACTATTGGCTCCACCGCGCCGGACATG AGGTGTCGGTACTGTGGGCGATCCACCAAGTGCACCACACGAGCCAGGACCTGACTGTAGCGGTGGGTCTGAGACACTCGCCTCTCCAGCGGCTCTTCTCCTGGGTGTTCTACCTGCCCCTGGCCCTGCTGGGGATCCCGCCCACACACATGCTGGCCCACGCCCAGTTTAACCTCCTGTACCAGTGCTGGATTCACACCGAGGCCATCCGTACGCTGGGGCCGCTGGAGCACATCTTTAACACGCCCTCACATCACCGCGTCCACCACG GAGTCAACAAGTACTGCCTGGACAAGAACTACGGCGGGGTCTTCATCCTGTGGGACCATCTCTTCGGCACTTTCCAGAAGGAACGCCCGTGCGATATCGATTATGGCATCGTCAACCAACCGGAGCGCTTCAACCCTCTCTACCATcaa GTGTTCTACTTGGAGTACCTGGTGGAGAAGGCGTCGAGCATGGAAAACTGGCGAGACAGGATAAGCACCATGGTGAAAGGGCCGAGTTGGGTGCCCGGCTCCCCGTGGACCGGCTGGGAGGAAGGCAGAGCTGAT ATTCGTGGTCCACGTGAGTTCCAGCAGCCCCGGGCCACGTCCGCCACCCACTGCTACGTCCTGCTGCACTTCCTGGCCGCCTgtgtcctcacccaccacctggctgcACCGACA AGCGGGAGTCTGGTGGTGTTCGTgtacagtgtggtggtagtggcagcccTCACCTGCATCGGGATACTGTACGAGCAGCCGGGGTACACGAGGGTGTTGGAGATGTGTCGCTGTGGTGGCGGGCTAGCACTCTGCCTCCTCTTCCCTCTGCCAGCCGCCTCTAATACCATCCTTCAGCTGCTCACTACACTGTACGCCTTCTCCCTCACCGTCTGGATCGTACACCCCAACACTCTCCTGGTACACACACCTTGCAAATCCTAA